From the Hordeum vulgare subsp. vulgare chromosome 1H, MorexV3_pseudomolecules_assembly, whole genome shotgun sequence genome, the window AAGTGGGTCAAGAAAAAGAACACGTGGGGAGACATGATTCGTCGAAAGTTTTGCCGACGCCCCTAAGAGCCCCCCAGCGCGCTGGGTTTTGCCTGGGTACGCTAGTGCTATTCTGACGCCCTGGGGGGAGGGGGCGCTGGGAGCGGGCAGGGCCGTTTTCCGGCCAAAAAGCGTCACCGAGCCTAATATCGAACCTAAAAAAGATGTCCTGGGGGGCATCCTGGGGGCGCGGGTGAAGATGCTCTAATAAAATGAACCTCGAGTCATCACTTTGCGACAaataaaacaagcaaaaaacatgaTGATCAATGTAAAGCAAGTATAAAAATTACACGTCTTTCGATTCCAGTGCCACTTGAGTAACTCCATTTCTCCCCACATACGAGCTGACTTTTTGAGGGAGAAATAGGCTATGTCTGGGATGCCCTAAATGGCCTATGCATCTAAAGGATCTAAACCAGCATTTTGTTCAACGGAGTAACCGGTATAAACAATAACACAAAGCACAACATTATGTAAAAAAACATGCGAAAATGTGCATGCCACATAGCTAGTTTAACAAATGATTTTAGGTTATAACACACATCATGGCTAGTGACAAATGCCGTAACAAATACTACTTCCTCTATATTTAAATACTTATAGTTGGAAAGAACTAACGGAAGGAGTATATCATTAACATgtatccctccgtttcaaaatataagatttTTTAGGGAttccactaggagactacatacggagcaaaatgagtaaatctatcatttaaaatatgtctatgtacatccgtatgtagtttatagtacaatctctaaaatgtcctatatttaggaacggagggagtaatcgcGAACGTGTCACGGCCGGTGACATATTTTTCAAGGAGCACGAGTCAAATCTTATAGTACTATCTTACAAGCTTCTGATGCCCATGGCAGTGCCACTCATATCACACTGCAACAACACTACGAATAAGGAGAGTGATAGCAAGCAAGCATCGACTCGACCCTGCAAATCGTGTCGTTTACAATCCCACAATGGCAGTTGGTTCCTCCTACGTACCGTACCGTGTGTGGCTACATCAAAATCCATTCTCATTTCTCCATGGACCTAGCTGCCAAAAAATGAGCCCCTCCTCACACCGAGTCCAGCTTGTTCTGCTGCAGGAACTCGAGGTCCTTGAGCTGCCTCTGCGCCACCTCCTTGGACACGACCTTTGTGTCGGGGCCCCTCCTCTCGCCGGAGGCCACCTGCTTGGCCATGGTGGACACCATCCTCTCCACCGCCGGCCTCCCCACCGACGGGAACACCGCGTTCAGCATCGTGCACAGCAGCTTCTCGTCCTCCGGCTCCACCATCTCCTGCCCGAAGCAGCACACGTAGATGGCCTCCAGCGCCTTCTCCGCCCGCACCTCCATCGGTATCACCGGCGCCTGGCTCTTGGACTTGGCCCGTTTCTGCATGCATAGCATACATGGTGGTTCATGCCGTGCGTCTTCTCAGGGGCCGGGGACCAAGTTTAGCACTGGAATTGCAGAGAGTTGATGTGGTGAATGTTTTTGGGTGCTTTACCTCCCTTGCTATCTTCAtcatgtcgaggaaggtctcctcctcgTACTGGATGTCGTTGGACATCCGGAGCCGGGCCACGCCTTCCAGGATCTCCTCTGTTTTCAGCAGCCCGGCGCCAATGGCGGCCAGCCAGCAGCACAGCAGGACGTAGAAGGGGTCTCCCACCTGCGCACGCGGCAAATCAGCAAGCAATTGACCGCCGCGGTTCGGAAAGGAGCCGAGCCGGGCATGTTAAGGTAAGAAGACGCACCTTGCCGCGGCGGTCGTTGAAGTCGTAGAAGGCCTGGGAGTCCATGACGGTGCACTTCTTGCTGACGCGGCGCCGGAACTCGGCGAAGTCGACGGTGTCGCCGCCGACGCCGCCGTCGTCGCTCAGGATGCGCGCCACGAGGCCCACCACGGGGAGGGCCCCGACGATGCGCCCCAGGATGGCCGCCGGCGAGTTCGGGTCCGGCTCCATGTACGCCACCACCGCCCCatggcgccggcgccggcagTGCTGCTGGGCGGGGGGACGGCAGGGCCGCCGGTGGcgcgggaggaagggggaggcgaGCGAGAGCTTGTGGGCGACGGGCAGCACTGTTGTCCCCATGCCCATCGATGGGGTTTTTCTTGGACGGCCTGCGTGTGGTGGGAGTGGCGCGCGCCTTATCTGCCCATGGTGCATGGTCGATCTCGCCTTCGCACGCAAAGGGTCTGGTGGTACAACGTTTTTTTCCCCCAAAACTAACCTTTCGTTCTAGCTACAGTTTCAGATTTGCAAAACTTTCAATATTTTTTTTCACGGAAGTGATTGGAATCACCCGACGTATAACCACGCATGCGTCCGCCTCCGTGGCCGTTGGATCATATTTTAATTAGATGACCAGAAGCAACGCATTACCTAGGCTGTTATTTTGCAACTTAGTGATTGTTGCAATCTCCCTACCATAACTTGCTAGATCTGAATTTGGATCCCAGAAGAGCAACCATCACTCGTGCTCCTACCAAGCTTTCCGCCAAGCTGACTCTTTCTCGTGTCACTTTGATTGCCGCTGTCGAAGAGGTAGTCGATGTGGGCACCGTCGCTGCCACCCATCTTCACCGTGAACGTCGACGTTGTGGTGCGTCCAAACTGAAGCTGCAGCCCACCGTCCCGGGGAGCACCAACATCCGTGTCCATCGCGGGGAATTGTGTCCGCGGTCGCCCCTTCGCCCTGAGGGAGCATCGGCCTTCCTTTCGGTCGACTTGGCCGTCGCTCGCCGTCCGCTACAGCGAGTTTCTGTAACAAGGTCCGTGTTGGAGAAGAAAACTGTAACAAGCCTTTGCTACAGAAATAAATAAATTCCAACAATACATTTGTTTAAAAAATTAAGTTGTAACAAGACCTCTGTTGCAAAAAACAATCCGCAACAAGACATCTATTGCAAAAATAATCTACAAGTTGACCCATGTTACAATTTCTTTCGCAACATAACCCATTTTACAAAAAAAGTTGTACAACAGGACATGTATTGTAATGGTAGAAGGTGACCGTCGGTCGCTCAATCCTCCAGATTTGACAGCTCACGAGACCCTTGGTCGCTCTATCCGTCAGATTCGCCGgctgactgatacgtccattttgcatcatgatttcttattaATATTTAAATTATTATTACTCATTATTCTACTTTATGATACAATTTTTATTcattttctctcttaatttacaaggtacatcatAAAGAGGGAAATTGTCGAAAACTGAAATTCTGgacatgaaaaccaagaaaaatgcTGAGAATTCTATGGACTGTACATGACCTGAAACATCacaaggattttttgtgaaatatatctaaatttatggagcaaagaagtgtcagagggggccCACCTATGGCTCCTAAGCCAACAGGGcatgaccacccccctaggcgcgtccTGATGGCTTGGGAAACCCATAGGCAGGccatgcccccctcttctgctatatgatgtattctggcctaaaaaaataAAGATGATACTTTCAGGATGAAGCGCCGCCATCTCGGGGCGAAAACCTgggtagaggcccttttgctctccggtaaAGTGATTCTGTCGGAGAAACTTCccaccgggagggggaaatcgaagctatcgtcatcaccaactcttccttctttgtgggaggaccaatcttcatcaacatattcaccagcaccatctcatgccaaatcctagttcatctcttgtattcaaccgttgtctcaaaacctcacattggtacatgtgggttactagtaatgttcattacatcttgtagttgatgtttgttggtttgtttggtggaagataatatgttgaGATCATTTAGGATAtttattatacctttgatactgaacatggtgatgatttgtgaatagttacttttgtgCTTGAGGACATAGGAGAAGTCTTGTTAAtgccaactacataacacttcaccatacttgggcctaagtgaagacattgtggagtaataagtagatgatgggttgctagggtgacagaagtttaaaccctagtttaagtgttatttcataaggggctgatt encodes:
- the LOC123417995 gene encoding photosystem I assembly factor PSA3, chloroplastic, with amino-acid sequence MHHGQIRRAPLPPHAGRPRKTPSMGMGTTVLPVAHKLSLASPFLPRHRRPCRPPAQQHCRRRRHGAVVAYMEPDPNSPAAILGRIVGALPVVGLVARILSDDGGVGGDTVDFAEFRRRVSKKCTVMDSQAFYDFNDRRGKVGDPFYVLLCCWLAAIGAGLLKTEEILEGVARLRMSNDIQYEEETFLDMMKIAREKRAKSKSQAPVIPMEVRAEKALEAIYVCCFGQEMVEPEDEKLLCTMLNAVFPSVGRPAVERMVSTMAKQVASGERRGPDTKVVSKEVAQRQLKDLEFLQQNKLDSV